A genome region from Tachyglossus aculeatus isolate mTacAcu1 chromosome 1, mTacAcu1.pri, whole genome shotgun sequence includes the following:
- the LOC119933103 gene encoding guanylyl cyclase-activating protein 1-like yields the protein MGNNGSATVDDLQAVEIHHWYKKFMTECPSGQLTEHEFKQFFGLRGLDPEANSYIEQMFRTFDMNKDGHIDFMEYVAALSLVLRGKMEQKLRWYFKLYDVDGNGCIDRHELLNIIKAIRAINGCEHETSAEEFTNRVFDRIDINGDGELSLEEFVEGAKLDEEFMSVMMNSLDLTHIVAMIDQRRHSI from the exons ATGGGCAATAACGGCAGCGCCACCGTAGACGACCTGCAGGCCGTGGAGATCCACCACTGGTACAAGAAGTTCATGACGGAGTGTCCGTCGGGCCAGCTGACCGAGCACGAGTTCAAGCAGTTCTTTGGGCTGCGCGGGCTGGACCCGGAGGCCAACAGCTACATCGAGCAGATGTTCCGCACCTTTGACATGAACAAG GACGGCCACATCGACTTCATGGAGTACGTGGCAGCCCTGAGCCTGGTCCTCCGGGGGAAGATGGAGCAGAAGCTGCGCTGGTACTTCAAGCTCTATGACGTGGATGGCAACGGCTGCATCGACCGGCACGAGCTGCTCAACATCATCAAG GCGATCCGCGCCATCAATGGCTGTGAGCACGAGACCAGCGCTGAGGAGTTCACCAACCGTGTGTTTGACAGAATCGACATCAACGGCGACG GTGAACTGTCCCTGGAGGAGTTTGTGGAAGGGGCCAAGCTGGATGAGGAGTTCATGAGTGTGATGATGAACAGCCTGGACCTGACCCACATCGTGGCCATGATCGACCAGCGGAGACACAGCATCTAG